In one window of Ruminococcus hominis DNA:
- the ltrA gene encoding group II intron reverse transcriptase/maturase, with translation METKLVRIAEISATSKHPIFTSVYRLINEDMLKQCHKELDGNKAVGIDKVTKDEYGKNLDRNIKELVQRLKNKSFKPLPSLRVYIPKGNGKKRPLGIASYEDKIVQMAVKKILGAIYEPRFLNCMYGFRPNRGCHEAIKEVYQRISYGKISYIVDADIKGFFDHIDHDWMMKFLEWNIQDKNLLWLIRKYLKAGIMEQGKFEPTEEGSAQGSVMSPMLANIYMHHVLTLWFKLVVQREMQGECFLVNFADDFVAGFQYKSEAERYYKELKERMEKFGLELESSKSRLIEFGRFAEQNRRARGECKPETFDFLGFTFYCSKTRKGGFVPKVQTSRKKFEQKVRAYKNWIYDNRNRPMREIIKELNVKLIGHYRYYGVTWNFRKITTFRHRVQQFLFKAMNRRGCRRAYTWNGFVEMLKYYPLAKPKTYYCLY, from the coding sequence ATGGAAACGAAATTAGTAAGAATAGCTGAGATATCGGCAACATCAAAACATCCTATATTTACATCAGTGTACCGCCTGATAAATGAAGATATGCTAAAGCAATGCCATAAGGAATTAGATGGGAACAAAGCAGTCGGAATTGACAAGGTAACTAAGGATGAGTATGGGAAGAACCTTGATAGAAATATCAAGGAACTGGTACAGAGGTTGAAAAACAAATCCTTTAAGCCACTTCCGTCACTGAGGGTATATATACCTAAAGGAAATGGAAAGAAACGACCATTAGGGATTGCTTCCTATGAAGATAAGATTGTACAAATGGCAGTGAAGAAAATACTGGGAGCTATTTATGAACCGAGATTCCTAAACTGCATGTATGGATTCAGACCGAATAGGGGGTGTCACGAAGCAATAAAAGAAGTATATCAACGGATAAGCTATGGAAAAATCAGCTATATCGTAGATGCCGATATCAAAGGTTTCTTTGACCATATCGACCATGATTGGATGATGAAGTTCCTTGAATGGAATATACAGGATAAGAACTTATTGTGGCTAATACGTAAATACCTTAAAGCAGGAATAATGGAGCAAGGAAAATTCGAGCCAACAGAGGAAGGTTCGGCACAAGGCTCAGTAATGAGTCCGATGCTTGCAAATATATACATGCATCATGTACTGACGTTGTGGTTCAAGCTGGTGGTGCAAAGGGAAATGCAGGGAGAGTGTTTTCTCGTCAACTTTGCGGATGATTTTGTTGCAGGATTTCAATATAAGTCAGAAGCTGAAAGATACTATAAAGAGTTAAAGGAACGAATGGAAAAGTTTGGACTGGAGCTGGAAAGTAGTAAAAGCAGACTGATTGAATTTGGGAGATTTGCAGAGCAGAATCGTAGAGCAAGAGGAGAATGTAAGCCTGAAACATTTGATTTTCTGGGATTTACCTTCTACTGTAGCAAAACTCGAAAGGGAGGTTTCGTGCCAAAGGTACAGACTTCAAGGAAGAAGTTTGAGCAAAAGGTTAGAGCATACAAGAACTGGATTTACGATAATCGAAATCGACCAATGCGAGAAATAATTAAAGAGTTGAACGTAAAACTAATTGGACACTATCGGTATTATGGTGTTACATGGAATTTTCGGAAGATAACAACATTCCGGCATAGAGTACAACAGTTTCTATTCAAAGCCATGAATCGGAGAGGTTGTAGACGGGCATACACATGGAATGGATTTGTGGAAATGCTCAAGTATTACCCGTTAGCAAAACCTAAAACGTACTATTGTTTATATTGA
- a CDS encoding alpha/beta fold hydrolase: MNYVEYGKENSDVIILLHGGGLSWWNYKEVAERLQTDYHVVLPILDGHAGCDKQFTTIENNALDIIEFVNSKLGGSVLMMGGLSLGGQILLEILS, encoded by the coding sequence TTGAATTATGTAGAATATGGAAAAGAAAACAGCGATGTAATTATCCTCTTACACGGAGGCGGTTTATCATGGTGGAATTACAAAGAGGTTGCTGAAAGACTTCAAACAGATTATCATGTGGTTTTGCCTATATTAGATGGTCATGCAGGATGTGATAAGCAGTTTACGACGATAGAGAATAATGCTTTGGATATTATAGAATTTGTAAATAGCAAATTGGGCGGTTCTGTTTTAATGATGGGAGGACTATCGCTTGGAGGGCAGATTTTGCTTGAAATTTTATCTTAA